In Bacteroidales bacterium, the following proteins share a genomic window:
- the gdhA gene encoding NADP-specific glutamate dehydrogenase: MNVDKILNDLEKTHPGESEYLQAVREVLESIEDVYNENPQFESASIVERLIEPDRVLTFKVPWAEDNGKVNVNIGYRVQFNNAIGPYKGGLRFHPSVTLSILKFLGFEQIFKNSLTTLPMGGGKGGSDFNPKGKSDAEIMRFCQAFMLELWRLIGPDTDVPAGDIGVGGKEIGYLFGMYKKLAREHTGVLTGKGLNWGGSLIRPEATGFGNVYFAKEMLKTKGETFEGKTVAISGFGNVAWGAAQKVTELGGKVVTLSGPDGYIYDKDGISGEKIDYMLELRATNEDIVKPYSYEFEGVEFHEGKRPWEVKVDIALPCATQNELLKEDAELLVKNGCICVSEGANMPCTPEAIEIIQDNKLLYGPGKAANAGGVATSGLEMSQNSMKLNWLREEVDQKLQQIMCSIHEACVEYGKDEDGNVDYVKGANIAGFLKVANAMLDMGLV; encoded by the coding sequence ATGAACGTAGATAAAATATTAAATGATCTCGAGAAAACACATCCGGGAGAAAGCGAATATCTTCAAGCAGTAAGAGAAGTTCTTGAATCAATTGAAGATGTTTATAATGAAAATCCACAGTTTGAATCTGCATCAATTGTTGAAAGACTAATTGAACCAGACAGGGTTCTTACGTTTAAAGTACCGTGGGCTGAAGATAACGGTAAAGTCAATGTGAATATAGGTTACAGGGTACAATTTAATAATGCAATTGGTCCTTATAAAGGTGGTTTAAGATTTCACCCGAGTGTTACTTTAAGTATCCTTAAATTTTTAGGTTTTGAACAAATTTTCAAAAACAGTTTAACTACTTTGCCTATGGGTGGCGGAAAAGGTGGCTCCGATTTTAACCCAAAAGGAAAATCAGATGCAGAAATTATGCGTTTTTGCCAGGCATTTATGTTAGAACTATGGAGACTAATTGGTCCTGATACAGATGTTCCTGCAGGCGATATTGGTGTTGGTGGAAAAGAGATTGGTTATTTATTTGGAATGTATAAAAAACTTGCCCGTGAACATACCGGTGTTTTAACTGGTAAAGGACTTAACTGGGGTGGTAGTTTAATCAGACCGGAAGCAACCGGCTTTGGTAATGTTTATTTTGCAAAAGAAATGTTAAAAACAAAGGGAGAAACTTTTGAAGGTAAAACAGTTGCAATTTCAGGTTTTGGTAATGTTGCATGGGGAGCAGCTCAAAAAGTTACTGAATTAGGTGGAAAGGTTGTAACACTTTCAGGTCCTGATGGTTATATTTACGATAAGGATGGTATTAGTGGCGAAAAAATTGACTATATGTTAGAATTAAGGGCAACAAATGAAGATATTGTTAAACCTTATTCTTATGAATTTGAAGGTGTTGAATTCCATGAAGGAAAAAGACCATGGGAAGTTAAAGTTGATATTGCTCTTCCTTGTGCTACACAAAATGAACTACTAAAAGAAGATGCAGAATTACTTGTGAAAAATGGTTGTATATGTGTTAGTGAAGGTGCTAATATGCCTTGTACTCCAGAAGCAATTGAAATTATTCAGGATAATAAACTTTTATACGGTCCCGGTAAAGCAGCAAATGCAGGTGGTGTAGCAACTTCAGGTTTGGAAATGTCGCAAAATTCAATGAAATTAAACTGGTTGAGAGAAGAGGTTGATCAAAAATTACAGCAAATTATGTGTTCTATCCATGAAGCTTGTGTTGAATATGGAAAAGATGAAGACGGAAATGTTGATTATGTTAAAGGTGCAAATATTGCAGGTTTCCTTAAAGTTGCAAATGCAATGTTAGATATGGGTTTAGTATAA